In Neorhizobium galegae, the following proteins share a genomic window:
- the guaB gene encoding IMP dehydrogenase translates to MARIIETATGADALTFDDVLLQPGHSEVMPGQTNIATTIAQDIDLNLPIISSAMDTVTESRLAIAMSQAGGIGVIHRNLTPIEQAEQVRQVKKFESGMVVNPVTIGPDATLADALSLMKSYSISGIPVVENGGGHVPGRLVGILTNRDVRFASDPAQKIYELMTRENLITVKESSVDQTEAKRLLHKHRIEKLLVVDGEGRCVGLITVKDIEKTQLNPNASKDAQGRLRAAAAISVGDDGFERAERLIEAGVDLLVVDTAHGHSQRVLDAVARVKRISNHVRVMAGNVATSDGTKALIDAGADAVKVGIGPGSICTTRIVAGVGVPQLAAIMSAVEAARAQNIPVIADGGIKFSGDLAKAIAAGASAVMIGSLLAGTDESPGEVYLYQGRSFKAYRGMGSVGAMARGSADRYFQAEVRDTLKLVPEGIEGQVPYKGPVSGVLHQLGGGLKAAMGYVGGANLKEFQERATFVRISGAGLRESHAHDVTITRESPNYPGAGA, encoded by the coding sequence ATGGCACGCATCATTGAAACCGCAACCGGCGCGGACGCGCTTACCTTCGACGACGTGCTCCTGCAGCCCGGCCATTCCGAAGTCATGCCGGGCCAGACGAATATCGCCACGACCATCGCCCAGGATATCGACCTCAACCTGCCGATCATCTCCTCGGCCATGGATACGGTGACCGAAAGCCGGCTCGCCATCGCCATGTCGCAGGCAGGCGGCATCGGCGTCATCCACCGCAACCTGACCCCGATCGAACAGGCCGAACAGGTCCGCCAGGTCAAGAAGTTCGAAAGCGGCATGGTCGTCAACCCGGTGACGATAGGCCCTGATGCGACGCTTGCCGACGCGCTGTCGTTGATGAAGTCCTACAGCATTTCCGGCATTCCGGTCGTCGAAAACGGCGGCGGTCACGTTCCGGGCCGGCTGGTCGGTATTCTCACCAACCGTGACGTCCGGTTCGCCTCGGATCCGGCTCAGAAGATCTATGAGCTGATGACCCGCGAGAACCTGATCACCGTCAAGGAAAGCAGCGTCGATCAGACCGAGGCCAAGCGCCTTCTTCACAAGCATCGCATCGAGAAGCTGCTGGTCGTCGATGGCGAAGGCCGCTGCGTCGGTCTCATCACCGTCAAGGATATCGAAAAGACCCAGCTCAACCCGAACGCCTCGAAGGATGCGCAAGGGCGCCTGCGGGCGGCCGCTGCGATCAGCGTCGGCGACGATGGTTTCGAGCGTGCCGAACGTCTCATCGAGGCCGGCGTCGATCTGCTGGTCGTCGATACGGCCCACGGCCATTCGCAGCGCGTGCTCGACGCCGTCGCCCGCGTCAAGCGCATCTCCAACCACGTACGTGTCATGGCCGGCAATGTCGCGACCTCCGACGGTACCAAGGCGCTGATCGATGCCGGTGCGGATGCGGTCAAGGTCGGTATCGGCCCGGGCTCGATCTGCACTACCCGCATCGTCGCCGGCGTCGGCGTGCCGCAGCTTGCAGCGATCATGTCGGCCGTCGAAGCCGCGCGCGCCCAGAACATTCCCGTCATCGCCGATGGCGGCATCAAGTTCTCGGGCGACCTCGCCAAGGCGATTGCCGCTGGCGCTTCCGCGGTGATGATCGGCTCGCTGCTCGCCGGCACGGACGAAAGCCCGGGCGAAGTCTATCTTTACCAGGGCCGCTCGTTCAAAGCCTATCGCGGCATGGGCTCGGTTGGCGCCATGGCGCGGGGTTCCGCCGACCGTTACTTCCAGGCGGAAGTGCGCGATACGCTGAAGCTGGTTCCCGAAGGCATCGAAGGCCAGGTCCCCTACAAGGGTCCGGTTTCGGGTGTGCTGCATCAGCTTGGCGGCGGCCTGAAGGCGGCCATGGGTTATGTCGGCGGCGCCAATCTCAAGGAATTCCAGGAGCGCGCCACCTTCGTGCGCATCTCCGGCGCGGGCCTGCGCGAAAGCCATGCGCATGACGTAACGATCACCCGCGAGAGCCCCAACTATCCGGGTGCCGGCGCCTGA
- a CDS encoding helicase-related protein yields MNAALAAFATKGSRRRYLVADEVGLGKTVVARDVVEALSRKAGRPLVVYYIANGSAVAHQNKPRLVEFLEKAEMKKAVRTPDRLSLVAVSTPPDASVAIYALSPDTSFPRNSRSSLSGGKAVERAFVGQLLQRAYPSVLPKLPTNFLQLQATSGWYGALAVARKRIDDAPPGLVARYRDALQREFAELKISGAAPSFAGRLVDLALLNQRAFIGRLRRALCLACLIHQPPDIIILDEFQKYRDLLEREESVDPLMAQLLKGNGKRPPALLLLSATPYRLFASRWEESQGVQAHREFFELVDFLAGDEVKVEAQARFKAFGDNLRLLVQAPSAERTPLIVEAAALRDQLQALLSPVIGRTERDGFTRGHGNLEPNLRRLPAASEVADVAVYRHLVRSSEPKRKADALAYWSSVPLPAQALGRRYAISRDRIFKPMRGLTALTRRRRDQLAPVKWPDAKLRALAATAPAEKLALPWIAPSLPWWDLSGAWAEQNQETKLLLFSRFKATPPAVASLLSFGVEARWIDRRGGYEKAYARRKIKLSGPPGPVMAAFHPSIWLIRNTDPATAPDLSGAGVRRWVRKTLKEALRALRIDVVRSSVKKRKRRRSIGRVLSGIEQRAGLTERSANAWAVVVEHDRMAKTSVQAWREAEPVNWISPRELEDLVTYAIAAPGVIVGRALWRHAADTLNIDTYPCVVRLSWQGLRPYLDNPILLSAIGGASAVDGILAATFAGNLESVLDEHLWIRSSSQEGVEALAKDLQSSLRLVTGGFSFHALGESERLRLRCHAAMPFGDAEAAPPLKAGAPAPEIEEDLGPVRPDEIRQSFNSPFWPYILATTSVGQEGLDFHTWCSRVVHWDLPSNPLDLEQREGRIQRYGGLSIRRRLGSVMRDDVFADCKAAASPWRRLASIAEARLAEKGGLSPWWILPEARVTREVFDRPFGRDVHRYQVLREQRFLYRLALGQPNQEDLLEILAKSDPEVLPVLQELTLDLCPFRLAQKKAAKAAPSGRGA; encoded by the coding sequence GTGAACGCTGCGCTTGCCGCCTTCGCTACCAAAGGGAGCCGCCGCCGCTATCTGGTGGCCGATGAAGTCGGCTTGGGCAAAACCGTTGTCGCGCGCGATGTGGTTGAAGCATTAAGCCGTAAGGCCGGTCGCCCCTTGGTTGTCTACTACATTGCCAATGGCTCAGCGGTTGCTCACCAGAACAAACCTCGCCTCGTTGAGTTTCTTGAGAAAGCTGAGATGAAGAAGGCGGTTCGAACGCCAGACCGCCTTTCGCTGGTTGCGGTTAGTACGCCGCCAGACGCGTCGGTCGCCATATACGCCTTGTCGCCCGACACTTCGTTTCCGCGGAATAGTCGGTCGAGCCTGAGCGGAGGAAAGGCGGTCGAGCGCGCCTTCGTCGGTCAGTTGCTTCAAAGAGCCTACCCGTCCGTGCTTCCCAAGCTGCCGACGAACTTCCTTCAGCTGCAAGCGACCTCAGGATGGTATGGCGCCTTAGCGGTCGCGCGTAAACGGATCGACGATGCGCCGCCGGGTCTTGTCGCCCGGTATCGGGACGCGCTCCAACGAGAGTTCGCAGAACTGAAGATTTCGGGAGCGGCGCCATCCTTCGCCGGCCGCCTTGTCGATCTGGCTTTGCTCAATCAACGGGCTTTCATAGGTCGTCTTCGCCGGGCACTTTGCCTCGCGTGTCTGATCCATCAGCCGCCAGACATCATCATTTTGGACGAGTTTCAGAAGTATCGCGATCTACTTGAGCGCGAAGAGTCTGTCGATCCGCTGATGGCGCAGCTGTTGAAGGGCAACGGCAAGAGGCCGCCGGCGCTCCTGCTATTGTCGGCGACGCCTTACAGACTGTTTGCGTCGCGGTGGGAAGAAAGCCAGGGTGTTCAGGCCCACCGAGAGTTTTTCGAATTGGTCGATTTTCTGGCGGGCGACGAAGTCAAGGTCGAGGCGCAAGCGCGCTTCAAAGCCTTCGGCGATAATCTCCGGCTTCTTGTGCAGGCCCCCTCAGCAGAGCGCACGCCGCTTATCGTAGAGGCGGCCGCTTTACGAGACCAACTTCAGGCGCTTCTTTCGCCAGTGATCGGGCGGACGGAACGCGACGGCTTCACGCGTGGTCACGGCAACCTTGAACCGAACCTCCGTCGCCTGCCGGCCGCTTCAGAGGTCGCTGACGTCGCAGTTTATCGCCACCTCGTTCGCTCGAGCGAGCCGAAGCGCAAAGCGGACGCCTTAGCATACTGGTCCTCCGTGCCGCTACCGGCTCAGGCCCTCGGTCGGCGGTATGCAATTTCTCGGGATCGCATCTTCAAACCCATGCGCGGCTTGACAGCGTTGACGCGACGGCGGCGTGACCAGCTGGCCCCTGTAAAGTGGCCGGATGCGAAATTGAGGGCCTTGGCGGCTACAGCGCCGGCCGAGAAGCTCGCCCTGCCGTGGATCGCGCCGTCACTCCCATGGTGGGATTTGAGCGGTGCATGGGCTGAGCAAAACCAAGAGACCAAGCTTCTGTTGTTCAGCCGATTTAAGGCGACCCCACCAGCCGTCGCCAGCTTGTTGAGCTTCGGTGTCGAAGCGCGGTGGATCGACCGGCGCGGAGGTTATGAGAAGGCGTACGCTCGACGGAAGATTAAATTGTCAGGCCCGCCTGGTCCAGTTATGGCCGCCTTCCATCCCTCGATCTGGCTTATTCGAAACACCGACCCAGCGACCGCTCCCGATCTGTCTGGCGCGGGCGTGCGTCGCTGGGTGCGGAAGACGTTAAAAGAGGCGCTGCGTGCGCTCAGGATAGACGTCGTCCGCTCGAGCGTGAAAAAACGCAAGCGGCGTCGATCCATCGGCCGTGTTCTCTCCGGGATCGAGCAACGCGCCGGTTTGACCGAGCGCTCCGCAAATGCATGGGCGGTCGTTGTCGAGCATGACCGGATGGCCAAGACCTCTGTCCAGGCTTGGCGCGAGGCGGAGCCCGTGAACTGGATATCGCCCCGTGAACTCGAGGATCTCGTCACCTACGCCATCGCCGCGCCTGGCGTCATTGTCGGGCGGGCGCTGTGGCGTCACGCGGCAGACACGCTCAACATTGACACGTACCCTTGCGTGGTTCGACTGAGTTGGCAGGGCTTGCGCCCTTACCTCGACAATCCGATATTATTGTCTGCGATTGGTGGCGCCAGCGCCGTCGATGGTATCTTGGCGGCGACCTTCGCTGGGAATTTGGAGAGCGTGCTCGACGAGCACCTCTGGATCCGGAGTTCCTCCCAAGAAGGCGTCGAGGCGCTGGCCAAAGACCTGCAATCGTCGCTCCGTCTCGTCACCGGCGGTTTCAGCTTCCATGCGCTCGGCGAATCCGAGCGATTGCGCCTTCGCTGCCATGCCGCGATGCCATTTGGCGACGCTGAGGCGGCCCCGCCCCTTAAGGCTGGCGCCCCAGCCCCAGAGATTGAGGAGGATCTCGGTCCAGTCCGACCTGACGAGATCCGTCAGAGCTTCAACTCACCATTCTGGCCCTATATTCTAGCGACTACGTCTGTCGGCCAGGAGGGGCTAGATTTTCACACTTGGTGTTCGCGAGTGGTTCATTGGGATCTACCCTCCAATCCGCTCGACCTGGAGCAGCGGGAAGGACGGATCCAGCGCTATGGCGGCCTCTCCATTCGGCGTCGACTAGGTTCGGTGATGAGAGACGACGTGTTCGCCGATTGTAAGGCCGCAGCATCGCCCTGGCGTCGCCTCGCCAGCATCGCCGAGGCGCGATTGGCTGAGAAGGGGGGACTGAGCCCGTGGTGGATTCTACCCGAGGCACGAGTGACGCGCGAGGTATTTGACCGCCCCTTTGGCCGTGACGTTCATCGCTACCAGGTGCTTCGAGAGCAGCGCTTCCTATATCGGCTGGCGCTTGGTCAGCCGAACCAAGAAGACCTTCTTGAGATACTGGCCAAAAGTGATCCTGAGGTCCTCCCCGTACTCCAAGAGCTAACCCTCGACCTCTGCCCATTCCGCCTCGCGCAAAAAAAGGCTGCCAAGGCCGCTCCGAGCGGTAGAGGTGCGTAA
- a CDS encoding phospholipase D family protein, protein MDAGFLRHVAKTASRSGRQLLSTRFEIERLAATCRIFGDSLALDAPDYPPSAFESSDLVHPTPASAAEEGEELGRGLHAKLLHIRQGDRRRLWMGSANATQRAWSGRNVEIIAELSIDESVEAGLMSLVAEARPIRWEDGTALKDVEAQKDELERARVEVSAHWKGEIVWDKESIRLRHSSILHPSDTRIHLEAGLITGGLETWPAGETELDLGPYQTADLTELVQLRLTLGDASCEWIMQAPATPPFGAERDRAAFMSSMGAREFLLWVADTMRGASAPPDEPDWTNDDPSRSRPTKAPPTWMADLPTQEEVFATWSRSPVIYKTIQHRVSRYLPVLLEHTRTMDPDGHTQLLLFAQMWAVCEQGLGAPL, encoded by the coding sequence TTGGATGCTGGCTTTCTTCGCCATGTGGCCAAGACCGCCTCACGTAGCGGGCGCCAACTGCTCTCGACTCGATTTGAAATCGAACGGCTCGCGGCGACCTGCCGAATATTCGGAGACTCTTTGGCGCTGGATGCGCCTGATTATCCGCCGAGCGCGTTTGAGTCATCGGATCTTGTCCATCCAACGCCCGCCTCTGCGGCAGAGGAGGGCGAGGAGCTCGGCCGCGGCCTGCACGCCAAACTCTTGCACATCCGCCAAGGCGATCGGCGACGTCTTTGGATGGGTAGCGCGAACGCTACTCAACGCGCCTGGTCCGGGCGCAACGTCGAGATCATCGCCGAGCTTTCCATCGACGAGTCGGTCGAGGCTGGCCTCATGAGCCTTGTCGCAGAGGCGCGGCCGATCCGGTGGGAAGACGGCACTGCGCTGAAAGATGTTGAGGCCCAGAAGGATGAGCTTGAACGCGCACGCGTCGAGGTTTCCGCTCATTGGAAGGGCGAGATCGTGTGGGACAAAGAAAGCATTCGATTGCGCCACTCATCCATTCTCCACCCTTCAGACACCCGCATCCACCTGGAGGCCGGGCTAATCACCGGCGGTTTGGAGACTTGGCCTGCCGGTGAAACCGAACTTGATCTCGGCCCCTACCAGACGGCGGACCTGACCGAACTTGTCCAGCTACGGCTGACATTGGGCGACGCAAGCTGCGAGTGGATCATGCAAGCGCCGGCCACGCCTCCGTTCGGCGCCGAGCGAGACCGAGCAGCCTTTATGAGTTCGATGGGCGCACGTGAGTTCTTGCTTTGGGTGGCTGACACCATGCGCGGCGCCTCTGCTCCGCCAGATGAACCGGATTGGACAAACGACGATCCCTCGCGAAGCCGGCCTACTAAGGCGCCGCCGACTTGGATGGCTGATTTGCCGACCCAAGAAGAGGTTTTCGCCACCTGGTCCCGGTCCCCCGTTATCTACAAAACGATTCAGCACCGAGTCAGCAGATATCTACCGGTGCTTCTCGAGCATACGCGAACCATGGATCCTGATGGCCACACGCAACTGCTGTTGTTCGCCCAGATGTGGGCCGTGTGCGAACAAGGTTTGGGGGCGCCGCTGTGA
- a CDS encoding MBL fold metallo-hydrolase, with protein sequence MTNSGIGRRTLIGTAGLGILAAPAIINAGAFAQETQKLAIDHVIPPDIHKFKLGGFQVLAVKDGARPSGAPGETFGLNQPPETLAALLTQNFLPTEQFVNSFSPTLIDTGSNVILFDTGLGKPGRAQGVGRLIEGLAAAGYMPEDISIVVITHMHGDHIGGLMEDGKPAFPKARYITGQVEYDFWTDAARAGTPAEGNQKSVLANVKPLAEKMTFLKDGGEVVSGITAMLAPGHTPGMLNFNVESQGKRLILAADTVNHYVLSLQRPEWEVRFDMDKAQGAATRKKVLDMVATDKVAFLGYHMPFPAVGFVEKQGTSYRFVPKTYQFDI encoded by the coding sequence ATGACGAATTCAGGTATCGGACGGCGCACCCTTATCGGCACAGCCGGTTTGGGCATTCTCGCTGCTCCGGCGATCATCAATGCCGGGGCTTTCGCCCAGGAGACGCAGAAGCTGGCTATCGATCATGTGATCCCGCCGGATATCCACAAATTCAAGCTCGGCGGTTTCCAGGTTCTGGCGGTGAAGGACGGTGCACGCCCCTCCGGTGCTCCCGGCGAAACCTTCGGCCTCAACCAGCCGCCCGAAACGCTTGCAGCGCTGCTGACCCAGAACTTTCTGCCGACGGAGCAGTTCGTCAACAGCTTCTCACCGACGCTGATCGATACCGGCAGCAACGTGATCCTGTTCGATACCGGCCTCGGCAAACCGGGCCGCGCCCAGGGCGTCGGACGCCTGATCGAAGGTTTGGCAGCCGCTGGCTACATGCCGGAGGATATCTCGATCGTCGTCATCACCCACATGCATGGCGACCATATCGGCGGCCTCATGGAAGACGGCAAGCCGGCCTTCCCGAAAGCCCGTTACATCACGGGCCAGGTGGAATACGACTTCTGGACCGATGCCGCCCGCGCCGGCACGCCCGCAGAGGGCAACCAGAAGAGCGTGCTCGCCAATGTGAAGCCGCTTGCCGAAAAGATGACCTTCCTGAAGGATGGCGGCGAAGTCGTCTCCGGCATCACCGCCATGTTGGCGCCGGGCCATACGCCCGGCATGCTGAATTTCAATGTCGAATCGCAAGGCAAGCGCCTGATCCTCGCCGCCGATACGGTCAACCACTACGTCCTGTCGCTTCAGCGTCCCGAATGGGAGGTACGTTTCGACATGGACAAGGCGCAGGGGGCGGCCACCCGCAAGAAGGTCCTCGACATGGTCGCCACGGACAAGGTCGCTTTCCTCGGCTATCACATGCCCTTCCCGGCGGTCGGTTTCGTCGAAAAGCAGGGCACCAGCTACCGGTTCGTGCCGAAGACCTATCAGTTCGACATCTGA
- a CDS encoding MAPEG family protein — protein sequence MLSTDATLWPMIAHAALVFFLYWLLSKKRYMAVKSGSAEAGQFRENREEPRESLVVHNNLKNQFELPILFYAVCLVLYVSTADNWGSVALAWIFVLSRYAHSYVHLTSNRLRYRRPIFMVGFFAVMAMWAWLAAWLVLN from the coding sequence ATGCTTTCCACCGACGCGACGCTCTGGCCGATGATAGCGCATGCCGCGCTGGTCTTCTTTCTCTACTGGCTCCTGTCGAAGAAACGGTACATGGCTGTGAAGTCCGGCAGCGCCGAGGCCGGTCAGTTCCGTGAAAACCGGGAGGAGCCGCGCGAAAGCCTGGTTGTCCACAACAACCTCAAGAACCAGTTCGAGCTACCGATCCTGTTCTACGCCGTTTGCCTCGTCCTTTATGTATCGACTGCAGACAATTGGGGCTCGGTTGCTCTTGCCTGGATATTCGTGCTTTCCCGCTATGCGCATTCCTACGTGCATCTCACCAGCAACCGGCTCCGCTATCGCCGCCCGATCTTCATGGTCGGCTTTTTTGCGGTGATGGCAATGTGGGCCTGGCTCGCGGCCTGGCTGGTTTTGAACTAG
- a CDS encoding Ppx/GppA phosphatase family protein, producing MMDPDSGAKPPEGGASAVPRGEGKSSRRRKAKRNGKRRDAAPVTNSEAVDSPASAGRPNSQEPNPSARKRKRRRAKSAGAQQPVQGANAAPAAQQIPVRAEGGQQPHSAKSSSRNRRKKNRGGRGLQGRPLTPAKVAPGVAKAPAPAGSGQVSSKDVRGRAGAESLGAEQRGEKFSYVNDLYAALDLGTNNCRLLIAQPTRPGQFRVVDAFSRIVRLGEGLGTSRRLSQDAMDRAVEALRICATKLANRPIRRMRLIATEACRAAENGEEFLARVIAETGLELEIIDRETEARLAVSGCSSLVGREARSVVLFDIGGGSSEIAVIRIDDSRSSRLANHITHWTSLPVGVVTLSERHGGRDVTPEVFSAMVTEVEGMLAGFDCPPLAAFRRQGAEDFHLIGTSGTVTTLAGVHLDLPRYDRRKVDGLWLSDAEVSAMQAKLLSWDFAGRAANPCIGPDRADLVLAGCAILEAIRRRWPSQRMRVADRGLREGLLTDMMADDGVWRRVRPRRQTGSQGAGGQDEAGARR from the coding sequence GTGATGGACCCCGATAGCGGCGCAAAGCCGCCGGAAGGCGGGGCGTCGGCGGTACCGCGCGGAGAGGGTAAATCCTCGAGGCGTCGGAAGGCGAAGCGGAACGGCAAACGTCGTGACGCGGCGCCTGTAACCAATTCGGAAGCGGTCGATTCGCCCGCCTCTGCCGGACGTCCCAACAGCCAGGAACCCAACCCGTCGGCGCGCAAGCGCAAGCGGCGCCGCGCGAAATCCGCGGGCGCCCAGCAGCCGGTACAGGGGGCGAACGCCGCACCCGCAGCACAGCAGATTCCGGTTCGTGCCGAGGGCGGGCAACAGCCGCACTCGGCCAAGTCGTCGTCGCGCAATCGGCGCAAGAAGAACAGAGGCGGTCGCGGCCTGCAGGGCCGGCCGCTGACACCTGCCAAGGTGGCGCCCGGTGTGGCCAAGGCTCCAGCGCCTGCTGGTTCGGGCCAGGTTTCCTCCAAGGATGTCCGCGGCAGGGCCGGAGCCGAAAGCCTGGGCGCAGAGCAGCGCGGCGAAAAATTCTCCTACGTCAACGATCTCTATGCGGCGCTCGACCTCGGCACCAACAATTGCCGCCTGCTGATCGCCCAGCCGACAAGGCCGGGCCAGTTTCGCGTCGTCGATGCGTTTTCGCGGATCGTCCGTCTCGGCGAAGGGCTCGGCACCAGCCGCCGGCTGTCGCAGGATGCCATGGACCGCGCCGTCGAGGCGTTGCGCATCTGCGCCACAAAGCTCGCCAACCGGCCGATCCGCCGCATGCGGCTGATCGCAACCGAAGCCTGCCGGGCTGCCGAGAACGGCGAGGAGTTTTTGGCCCGCGTCATCGCGGAAACCGGGCTGGAGCTGGAAATCATCGATCGCGAGACCGAGGCGCGGCTTGCGGTGTCGGGATGCTCGTCGCTGGTCGGCCGTGAGGCGCGCTCGGTCGTTCTCTTCGATATCGGCGGCGGGTCGTCGGAAATCGCCGTCATCCGCATCGATGACAGCCGGTCGAGCCGGCTTGCCAATCACATCACCCATTGGACCTCGCTTCCGGTCGGCGTCGTGACGCTGTCGGAACGGCATGGCGGGCGCGACGTGACGCCGGAAGTGTTCAGCGCCATGGTGACGGAAGTCGAAGGCATGCTGGCCGGTTTCGATTGCCCGCCGCTTGCCGCCTTCCGCCGTCAGGGCGCCGAGGATTTCCACCTGATCGGCACGTCGGGCACGGTCACCACGCTTGCCGGCGTGCATCTCGACCTGCCGCGCTACGACCGCCGCAAGGTCGATGGCCTGTGGCTGTCGGATGCGGAAGTCTCCGCCATGCAGGCAAAGCTGCTCTCCTGGGATTTTGCCGGCCGCGCCGCCAATCCCTGCATCGGTCCGGACCGGGCCGATCTGGTGCTGGCCGGCTGCGCCATTCTGGAGGCGATCCGTCGTCGCTGGCCGAGCCAGCGCATGCGGGTGGCCGACCGGGGCCTGCGCGAGGGCCTGCTGACGGATATGATGGCCGATGACGGCGTGTGGCGCCGGGTGCGGCCGCGCCGCCAGACGGGCAGTCAAGGTGCCGGTGGACAGGATGAGGCTGGAGCAAGGCGATGA
- a CDS encoding RlmE family RNA methyltransferase codes for MTKPPSKSPGSGNRTGRKLGQKVKKGKLKASSRRWLERHINDPYVQRAKLEGYRARAAFKLLEIDEKHQILKGARRIIDLGAAPGSWSQIAANVTGSTDDDIRVAAIDFLEMAPLAGVKILQLDFLDPEAPRLLMEAIGGTPDVVISDMAAPTTGHQKTDHLRTMHLCEVAAYFAVEVLGEGGHFLAKTFQGGTERDLLNMLKQNFKQVVHVKPGASRQESVEMFLLAKHFKGRRAGETAPGSEMEEPEMEDADVEYAEAEDSDLDDRA; via the coding sequence ATGACGAAACCACCCTCAAAATCCCCGGGCAGCGGCAATCGCACCGGCCGCAAGCTCGGCCAGAAGGTCAAGAAGGGCAAGCTCAAGGCGTCGTCGCGGCGCTGGCTCGAGCGCCATATCAACGACCCCTACGTCCAGCGGGCCAAGCTCGAAGGATATCGCGCCCGCGCGGCCTTCAAGCTTCTGGAGATCGACGAGAAACATCAGATCCTCAAAGGCGCCCGCCGCATCATCGATCTGGGTGCCGCACCGGGAAGCTGGTCGCAGATCGCCGCCAATGTCACCGGTTCGACCGACGATGATATCCGCGTCGCGGCGATCGATTTCCTGGAAATGGCGCCGCTCGCCGGCGTCAAGATCCTGCAGCTCGACTTCCTCGATCCGGAAGCGCCGCGCCTGTTGATGGAAGCGATCGGCGGCACGCCGGACGTGGTCATCTCGGACATGGCGGCGCCGACCACCGGCCACCAGAAGACCGATCACCTGCGCACCATGCATCTGTGCGAGGTGGCGGCGTATTTCGCGGTCGAGGTGCTCGGCGAGGGCGGCCATTTCCTGGCCAAGACCTTCCAGGGCGGCACCGAACGCGACCTGCTCAACATGCTGAAGCAGAATTTCAAGCAGGTCGTCCACGTGAAGCCGGGCGCATCGCGCCAGGAATCGGTCGAGATGTTCCTGCTCGCCAAGCATTTCAAGGGCCGCAGGGCCGGCGAGACTGCCCCGGGTTCCGAGATGGAGGAGCCCGAGATGGAGGATGCGGACGTGGAATACGCCGAAGCCGAAGACTCCGACCTGGATGATCGGGCCTGA
- a CDS encoding DHA2 family efflux MFS transporter permease subunit gives MNRIVPLILAVALFMEQMDSTVIATALPAIAADLNVGPITLKLALTSYMVALAMFIPISGWMADRFGAKKIFRVAIFVFVIGSICCAFSSDLLQFVLSRFLQGMGGAMMTPVARLVLLRTTKRSELVSAMALLTIPALVGPLTGPPIGGFITTYFTWHWIFLINVPVGVLGIYLATIFLPEIETTNPPSIDWWGFFLTSVTAAGTVFGLSVVGLPALPPAAGITATALGLAAGVAYVVHARSHPAPILNLRLFKDDAFRAASSSGTLFRISTGAIPFLMPLMLQLGFGLNPFQSGLITFAGALGALIVKFAARRVFAMTGFKMTLIVAGVLGAATTAANGFFTPETSHALIIAFLLMSGVCRSFFFTGSNALSYSEISDEQASQATSIASVLQQISMALGVAFAAFILEASAAVTGTHLQLFDFHLAFFLVAALSLLAVMPLLKLDPMTGAAVSGHGASKIQPEAGE, from the coding sequence ATGAACCGCATCGTTCCGCTCATACTCGCCGTCGCCCTTTTCATGGAGCAGATGGACTCCACCGTCATTGCGACCGCACTTCCGGCGATCGCCGCCGACCTCAATGTCGGCCCGATCACGCTCAAACTGGCGCTGACCTCCTACATGGTGGCGCTCGCCATGTTCATCCCGATCAGCGGCTGGATGGCGGACCGCTTCGGTGCCAAGAAGATCTTTCGCGTCGCGATCTTCGTCTTTGTCATCGGCTCGATCTGCTGCGCGTTCTCCTCCGATCTCCTCCAGTTCGTGCTGTCGCGCTTCCTGCAGGGCATGGGCGGAGCCATGATGACGCCGGTTGCCCGCCTGGTTCTCTTGCGCACCACGAAACGCAGCGAGCTCGTCTCGGCCATGGCGCTGCTCACCATTCCGGCGCTGGTCGGGCCCCTCACCGGCCCGCCGATCGGCGGTTTCATCACCACCTATTTCACCTGGCACTGGATCTTCCTGATCAACGTGCCGGTCGGCGTGCTCGGCATCTATCTTGCGACCATCTTCCTGCCGGAAATCGAGACCACCAATCCTCCTTCGATCGACTGGTGGGGGTTCTTCCTGACCTCTGTTACCGCCGCCGGTACGGTGTTCGGACTTTCGGTCGTCGGCCTTCCGGCGCTACCGCCGGCCGCCGGCATCACGGCGACGGCATTGGGGCTCGCGGCCGGCGTCGCCTATGTCGTCCATGCGCGCAGCCACCCCGCCCCGATCCTCAACCTGCGGCTCTTCAAGGACGATGCGTTCCGGGCCGCCAGCAGCAGCGGAACGCTGTTCCGCATCTCGACAGGCGCCATTCCATTCCTGATGCCGCTGATGCTGCAGCTCGGTTTCGGCCTCAACCCTTTCCAGTCCGGCCTCATCACGTTTGCGGGCGCGCTCGGCGCGCTGATCGTGAAATTCGCCGCCCGCCGCGTCTTTGCGATGACCGGGTTCAAGATGACGCTGATCGTCGCGGGCGTGCTCGGCGCGGCGACCACTGCGGCAAACGGCTTTTTCACGCCGGAAACCTCCCACGCGCTGATTATCGCCTTCCTGCTGATGTCGGGCGTCTGCCGTTCCTTCTTCTTCACCGGATCGAACGCGCTCAGCTATTCCGAGATCAGCGACGAACAGGCGAGCCAGGCGACCTCGATCGCCTCCGTCCTGCAGCAGATCAGCATGGCGCTCGGCGTCGCCTTTGCGGCCTTCATCCTCGAGGCGTCGGCGGCGGTCACCGGCACGCATCTGCAGCTCTTCGACTTCCACCTGGCTTTCTTCCTGGTGGCCGCCCTTTCGCTTCTGGCGGTCATGCCCCTGCTGAAACTGGACCCGATGACGGGCGCCGCCGTTTCTGGCCACGGAGCCTCCAAGATTCAACCGGAAGCCGGCGAGTAA